The window AACTCGCCAGGCTCACAGGGGAGCAGCGCTACCTCGACCAGGCCGCCCTGTTCCTCGACCGGCGCGGCCACGGCCGTCTGGCCGACATCGAGTTCGGCCGCGCCTACTTCCAGGACGACCTGCCCGTACGCCGGGCCACCGCCCTGCGCGGCCACGCCGTGCGCGCCCTCTACCTCGCGGCCGGGGCGGTCGACGTGGCCGTGGAGACCGGGGACGACGAGCTGCTCGCCGCCGTCGTACGGCAGTGGGAGGCGACGGTCGCCCGGCGGACCTATCTGACCGGCGGGATGGGCTCGCACCACCGTGACGAGGCCTTCGGCGACGACTTCGTGCTGCCACCGGACCGCGCCTACTCGGAGACCTGCGCCGGTGTCGCCTCCGTGATGCTCGCCTGGCGGCTGCTGCTGGCCACCGGCGAGCCGCGCTTCGCCGACCTGGCCGAACGGACCCTGTTCAACGTGATCGCCGCCTCCCCGTCCGAGGACGGCCGGTCTTTCTTCTACGCCAACACCCTGCACCGCCGTCACCGGGGCACCGTGCCCCCGGCGGACCGCGTCAGCCCGCGCGCCGACTCGGGCCTGCGCGCCCCCTGGTTCGCGGTGTCGTGCTGCCCGACCAACGTGGCGCGCACCCTCGCCCAGCTCCCGGCGTACCTGGCGACGGCGGACGACGACGGCCTGCAACTGCACCAGTACGCCGACGCGGAACTCGCCACCTCCCTGGGCGACGGCCAGGGCGTGGCGCTGCGGGTCCGTACCGACTACCCGTCCGACGGGACCGTGGCCGTGCGGATCAGCCGCTCCCCGGCCCGCCCCTGGACCCTGTCCCTGCGCGTCCCCGCGTGGACGGCCGGGGAGACGGCCTCGCTGGTCGACCCGGACGGCAATCGCCGTACGGTCGCAACGGGCACGGTGCAGCTCACCCGCGTCTTCCGCCCCGGCGACGAGATACGCCTCGAACTGCCCGTCACCCCGCGCTGGATCCGTTCCGACTCCCGCATCGACGCGACACGCGGCACGGTGGCCGTCCAACGCGGCCCCCTCGTCTACTGCGCCGAATCCACCGACCTACCGGACGGACACGACGTCGACGCGCTCCGCGTGGACCCGTCCGCCGCACCGGAGGACGGGCCGGACGGCACGGTCCTCGCGCCCGGTGAACTCGCCGAACCACATGACACCGCCTGGCCGTACCGGCCGGTGGACGAAGCCACCGCACCCACGGCCGACCCCGAGGCGATCAGCCTCGTCCCCTACCACTCCTGGGCGAACCGCGGCCCCTCGACCATGCGCGTCTGGCTGCCGACGACCCCGCCCCCGACAACGCCCACCGAGAGGTAGCCGTGCCCGCACAGCGAAGACGACACCGCCGCGGCATCCTGGCCGGGGCGCTGACCCTGGGACTGCTGGCCCCGCTCGCCGCCACCGCCCCGGCAGCGGCGGACAACGCGGCGATCGGCTACCCGGTCTACTCCGGATCCGACCGCCCCGTTCCCACGCTCCCGGCCGGCTTCACCGTCCACCGCACTCTGCGCGCCCAGTACGAGGCCGACCGCGAGGCCGGGGACGGCACCGACTTCTGGATGGACCGCATGCTGGCCCGCAAGGGCGAGGACCCGGCGGGGGACTGGCTGTTCACCCGGGGACGCGCCCTGTTCATGAAGGAACACACACCGTCCCAGCTGGGCTTCGCCGGCAAGGTCGCCTATTGGGAGAGCATCGACAACCGGTCCGCGTACACCATCACCCTGAACGTCGACGGCGAGAACCTCACCCTCCGGGAGAACACCGGCGCCCGCACCCAGACCCCCAGCTACTGGCGCAGCGAGTTCACCCACGAGGCCACCGGCCTGAAGGTGACACAGACCAAGTTCATCACCGAAGCGAACACCGCCGTCACGAACCTGGCCCTCACCAACACCGGCGCCGAGCGTCGTGAGGTCCGGCTGCGCGCCACCTCCCCGTACACCACGACCATCGAGGGCCGTGAGCTCACCGGAGCGGTGCCCGCGAAGAACAACCTCACGACCGTCTTCCCCCGCCTCAGCGGCGATGGCTTCACCGCCGAGGGCGAGTCGCTGACCCGCACGCTGACCCTGCCGGCCGGACGCACCCTCACCACCAAGGTCCAACTCGGCTTCGTCACCGAGGAGATCACCGACTCCCGCCCGGAGTACGACTCCCTGCGCACCGCGTCCCCGGCCACCGCCTTCCGTCGGCACGTCCAGAGGTACAACCGTTGGTGGGCCGAGAACCTGCCCTACCTCGACGTCCCCGACGACAACATCGAGAAGACGCTGTACTACCGCTGGTGGCTGCTGCGCTACAACTACCTCGACGCCGACATCCCGGGCAGCGACTACCAGTTCCCCACCTCCATGGAGGGCGTCCTCGGCTACAACAACGCCATCGCCCTCACGGTCGGCATGTTCGTCGACGACCTCAAGTACCTGCGCGACCCGAGCTACTCGTACGGCCCGTGGGTGTCGGCCGGTGAGGTCTCGAAGAACGGCAAGTACACCGACAACCCGGGCGACCCGGAGAACTGGTCCAACAGCTACACCCAGTACATCTCCGAGGCGGCCTGGCGCTCCTACCAGGTGCACGGCGGCCCCGACGGCATCGTGCGCAACCTCGCCCGGTACGCGGAGAAGGACGTCCGGGGCCAGCTCGAGAACTACGACGAGGACGGCAACGGGCTGATCGAGTACGACTGGGGCGCGATGACCGGCAACGACGCCGACGCGGTCTCCTTCGACTGGAAGCCCGGCAACCTGGACCGCGCCGAATCCGCCTACGTCTACAGCAACGCGACGGCGGCCGCCCGCGCCTACGACCTGCTCGGCGAGAAGGCGAAGGCCGAGGAGATGCGCGGGACGGCGAACCGGGTGAAGAAGGCGGTCCTTGACCACCTCTGGGACCCGAAGGACAAACTGCTCAAGCACCGGCACGTCGCCAGCGACACCCTCGTGCCCTGGAAGGAGATCAACAACTACTACCCGTACAGCGTGGGCCTGATGCCCACGCCGCAAGAGGACCCGCAGTACCTGGAGGCGCTGCGGCTGTGGGCGGACGCGAAGCAGTACCCCGTCTTCCCTTTCTTCACGGCCAACCAGGCCGACAAGGCGGAGGCGGCGGAGCAGGGCCACCCCGGGAGCAACAACTTCTCCGTCATCAACTCCACGGTCACCTTCCGCTTCCTCTCCTCGGTGCTGCGGAAGTACCCCAGCAAGTACATCGACCGCACCTGGTACAAGAAGCTGCTGTCCTGGAACGCCTGGGCCCACTACATCGACGGCGACAACCGGTATCCCGACCAGAACGAGTTCTGGTCCGACGGCCGTGCCGACCCGCAGAAGATCGGCTACCGCTCCTGGATCCACCACACCGTCCTCGGCACCACCAACTGGACCGTCATCGAGGACGCGATGGGGTTCAGGCCGCGCGCCGACCGGAAGATCGAGCTGTGGCCGATCGACGTCGACTGGCCGCACTTCGCGGTCACCGACATCAACTACCGGGGCACGGACGCGGCCGTCCTGTGGGACGAACCCGGCGACGGGAAACGCCCGTACGGCAAGCGGGTCCCCGAGGGGTACTCCCTCTACCTCGACGGGAAGCTCGCCTTCACTGCCGACCGCCTCACCCACCTCGTCTACGACCCCACGACCCGCAAGGTCACCTTCCCCGACGGTGGCGGAGCCAAGGTGAGGACCACCGGCCTGCGCACGCATGTCGCCGAGCCGCAGGACGTGACCTACGGCCCGAAGGAGCGCGTCACCGACCTGTTCGCCAAGGCAGGCCGGGACCTCACGGGCAAAGCCGGGAACAACCTCGCTGCCGGGGCCACCGCCCGCGCCTCCCACGAGGCCGAGGGCCGGGGCATCGCCGGCGCCGTCGACGGCTTCACCGTCAACGAGCCCTCCTGGGGCGCCCGCGGCTCCGGCAACGCCGAGGACTGGTACGAGATCGACTTCGGCCGCACCCGCACGGTCGACGACGTCCGGCTGCACTTCTCCAGCGACAAGAAGCCCGGCGGATACGCCGAACCGGCCCTCTACACCGTGCAGCACCAGGACCGGTCGGGCCAGTGGAAGGACGTGGCCCGGCCCGCCAAGTCCCCGGCCTACCCGCGCGCCAACCTCAACCGGGTGCGCTTCCAGGAGGTGACCACGGCCAAGCTGCGCGTCCTCATGCGCCACCGCGACGGCCACACCAGCGGCCTGAAGGAGATCCAGGCCTACGACACCGGCGGGCGACCGCCGACGGCCCGCAACCGGCCTCCCTACGTCGAGGCCTGGCGGGACCCGACGTACACCCGGCCGGGCCAGGTCAGGCTCACGGGCATCACCGAGGACGACGGACTGCCGAAGAGGGAACTCTCCGCCTCCTGGAAGACGGCCGAAGCCCCCGACGGCGGCACCGTCATCTTCGACGACCCCCGAACCCCCACCACTGTCGCCCGGTTCACCAAGGCAGGCACCTACACCCTCGAACTGACCGCCACCGACGGGGCGTTGACGTCGTCGAAACGGGTCGTGGTGAAGGTCGAGGAGCTCGGTGACGGCCGGGTGAACCTGGCACCGTCCGCGACCCCCACCGCGTCCTACACCTCCGGCTGGGAGTCGGTGGCCGCGATCAACGACGGCCGCGAACCGGCCTCGTCGTCCGACGCCCCGCGCTGGGGTAGCTGGCCCCAGAAGGACACCCAGTGGATCCAGTACACCTGGGAGGACCCGGTCCGCGTGGACGGCTCGGACCTGTACTTCTTCCGCGACGCGCAGCCGGGCGCGGCCGACGGGGTGGGCGTGCCGG of the Streptomyces koelreuteriae genome contains:
- a CDS encoding Ig-like domain-containing protein; translated protein: MPAQRRRHRRGILAGALTLGLLAPLAATAPAAADNAAIGYPVYSGSDRPVPTLPAGFTVHRTLRAQYEADREAGDGTDFWMDRMLARKGEDPAGDWLFTRGRALFMKEHTPSQLGFAGKVAYWESIDNRSAYTITLNVDGENLTLRENTGARTQTPSYWRSEFTHEATGLKVTQTKFITEANTAVTNLALTNTGAERREVRLRATSPYTTTIEGRELTGAVPAKNNLTTVFPRLSGDGFTAEGESLTRTLTLPAGRTLTTKVQLGFVTEEITDSRPEYDSLRTASPATAFRRHVQRYNRWWAENLPYLDVPDDNIEKTLYYRWWLLRYNYLDADIPGSDYQFPTSMEGVLGYNNAIALTVGMFVDDLKYLRDPSYSYGPWVSAGEVSKNGKYTDNPGDPENWSNSYTQYISEAAWRSYQVHGGPDGIVRNLARYAEKDVRGQLENYDEDGNGLIEYDWGAMTGNDADAVSFDWKPGNLDRAESAYVYSNATAAARAYDLLGEKAKAEEMRGTANRVKKAVLDHLWDPKDKLLKHRHVASDTLVPWKEINNYYPYSVGLMPTPQEDPQYLEALRLWADAKQYPVFPFFTANQADKAEAAEQGHPGSNNFSVINSTVTFRFLSSVLRKYPSKYIDRTWYKKLLSWNAWAHYIDGDNRYPDQNEFWSDGRADPQKIGYRSWIHHTVLGTTNWTVIEDAMGFRPRADRKIELWPIDVDWPHFAVTDINYRGTDAAVLWDEPGDGKRPYGKRVPEGYSLYLDGKLAFTADRLTHLVYDPTTRKVTFPDGGGAKVRTTGLRTHVAEPQDVTYGPKERVTDLFAKAGRDLTGKAGNNLAAGATARASHEAEGRGIAGAVDGFTVNEPSWGARGSGNAEDWYEIDFGRTRTVDDVRLHFSSDKKPGGYAEPALYTVQHQDRSGQWKDVARPAKSPAYPRANLNRVRFQEVTTAKLRVLMRHRDGHTSGLKEIQAYDTGGRPPTARNRPPYVEAWRDPTYTRPGQVRLTGITEDDGLPKRELSASWKTAEAPDGGTVIFDDPRTPTTVARFTKAGTYTLELTATDGALTSSKRVVVKVEELGDGRVNLAPSATPTASYTSGWESVAAINDGREPASSSDAPRWGSWPQKDTQWIQYTWEDPVRVDGSDLYFFRDAQPGAADGVGVPASWVIEYRDGDTWREVPAPSGYGTAENRYNRTTFTPVTTTALRAKLTGHPNLALGVQEWKVYAEAPESVRETHIPTLRGTVPELPDQVTLVYADGSTARSPVAWPALTEDQVAEGGTSVTVTGLADRTAQPVTATVWVRHTDAVEITSVAEERLTTRPGRAPTLPATVVATYNDGSRDSRTRVTWDPVDPDQYAGPGTFEVRGTVPDTSHRATATITVTPPRDPGGTSPARR
- a CDS encoding glycoside hydrolase family 127 protein, whose protein sequence is MTENTARPLVLPVAPTRGRLRPLGLDEVRITGGFWARRRHINATATLGHCRDWMEREGWTGNFRAAAEGRIHTDRRGREFADSEIYKLLEAMAWAGPSYDGDVAALTDVIAPAQHPDGYLNTAFGHPGQQPRYSDLEWGHELYCHGHLIQAGVAQARARGEGELTKIARRAADHLCTAFGPGGNQGVCGHPEIETALVELARLTGEQRYLDQAALFLDRRGHGRLADIEFGRAYFQDDLPVRRATALRGHAVRALYLAAGAVDVAVETGDDELLAAVVRQWEATVARRTYLTGGMGSHHRDEAFGDDFVLPPDRAYSETCAGVASVMLAWRLLLATGEPRFADLAERTLFNVIAASPSEDGRSFFYANTLHRRHRGTVPPADRVSPRADSGLRAPWFAVSCCPTNVARTLAQLPAYLATADDDGLQLHQYADAELATSLGDGQGVALRVRTDYPSDGTVAVRISRSPARPWTLSLRVPAWTAGETASLVDPDGNRRTVATGTVQLTRVFRPGDEIRLELPVTPRWIRSDSRIDATRGTVAVQRGPLVYCAESTDLPDGHDVDALRVDPSAAPEDGPDGTVLAPGELAEPHDTAWPYRPVDEATAPTADPEAISLVPYHSWANRGPSTMRVWLPTTPPPTTPTER